The Sedimentisphaera salicampi genome includes a region encoding these proteins:
- a CDS encoding prepilin-type N-terminal cleavage/methylation domain-containing protein, with protein sequence MRLKPTKSSRKSKAFTLVEVTISLAIISVIVMAVNNVIANQYSGLDKTFRRIFGETAEGVVKVRKAFNGTCRKASLRNITIEDDGETLTLYYYSDHTDPPYWPDKYAKYYLNSNDEFFVEHGDVVFGTLQQLSSDYTEILCGDVSYLSFSAQGLSVELCMTIDEGSDDFTFTWTAVRHN encoded by the coding sequence ATGAGACTTAAGCCAACAAAATCAAGCAGAAAAAGCAAGGCCTTTACACTTGTAGAAGTAACCATTTCGCTTGCGATAATTTCAGTTATTGTTATGGCAGTTAATAATGTTATAGCAAATCAGTACTCCGGGCTGGACAAGACCTTCCGCCGAATCTTCGGGGAGACAGCAGAGGGAGTAGTTAAAGTAAGAAAGGCATTTAACGGCACTTGCAGAAAAGCAAGCCTTAGAAATATCACAATAGAAGACGACGGAGAAACATTAACCCTCTATTACTATTCCGACCATACAGACCCGCCCTACTGGCCAGATAAATACGCAAAATACTATCTGAACAGTAATGACGAGTTCTTTGTTGAACATGGGGATGTAGTTTTCGGGACGCTTCAGCAGCTAAGCAGCGACTATACAGAGATTCTCTGCGGGGATGTTTCTTATCTGAGCTTTTCTGCTCAGGGTTTGTCTGTAGAGCTTTGTATGACGATTGACGAGGGCTCAGACGATTTCACATTTACTTGGACTGCTGTCAGGCATAACTGA
- a CDS encoding type IV pilin protein — translation MKAKGFTLIELMIVVLIVAILAAVAVPLMRGRVDSAKWSEAKAAMGTVATAIRAYHAEKGPNGDAATAIFGQGATELGFADGDLEGTYFADEDYSMTVSSMDPLTFTITCTPSKTDAPSNYSQITLDQDGAWTETAATSG, via the coding sequence ATGAAGGCAAAAGGTTTCACATTAATCGAACTGATGATCGTAGTATTGATCGTCGCAATCTTGGCTGCTGTTGCAGTGCCGCTGATGAGGGGCCGTGTGGATTCGGCCAAGTGGTCTGAGGCAAAGGCAGCTATGGGTACAGTTGCAACTGCTATCCGTGCTTACCACGCAGAGAAAGGTCCTAACGGAGATGCTGCTACGGCTATTTTCGGCCAAGGTGCAACAGAGTTAGGCTTTGCGGACGGGGATCTGGAAGGAACTTACTTCGCAGATGAAGACTACTCTATGACCGTTTCTTCAATGGATCCATTGACATTCACAATAACCTGCACTCCGTCTAAGACGGACGCACCTTCGAACTATTCCCAAATTACGCTCGATCAAGACGGCGCTTGGACTGAAACCGCAGCTACCTCGGGTTAA